Proteins from a genomic interval of Natronorubrum tibetense GA33:
- the gfcR gene encoding transcriptional regulator GfcR has protein sequence MKNVDDLISDAASLANRGVSKGEIADELNVSRETASWLVARSGLTSQDTQPEDRRKSHDIHVDWNAIGRDSTRLTHIGNAMANMLSDYSEEPSLTVGIEKAGTPLATAVAQKLDTDLATYTPRKHQWEEGDIEDLGGNFSRNFAGAHGYNCYIVDDTITSGTTLRETIEAINDMGGNPVAAAVLIDKQGVESIEGVPVHSLIDIVPVHGGS, from the coding sequence ATGAAGAATGTTGATGATCTCATTTCGGATGCTGCTTCATTAGCCAACCGAGGGGTGTCAAAGGGTGAAATCGCAGACGAGCTGAACGTCTCTCGTGAAACTGCCAGCTGGCTGGTCGCACGAAGTGGATTGACGAGCCAGGATACCCAGCCGGAGGACAGAAGGAAATCTCACGATATTCATGTGGACTGGAATGCCATTGGACGCGATAGCACACGGTTAACACATATTGGAAATGCGATGGCTAATATGCTCTCAGACTACAGTGAAGAACCATCACTTACGGTCGGTATTGAGAAGGCTGGGACGCCGCTTGCGACCGCCGTAGCCCAAAAACTCGACACGGATCTTGCTACGTACACGCCTCGTAAACACCAGTGGGAAGAGGGTGATATTGAAGATCTCGGAGGTAATTTCTCACGGAATTTCGCCGGTGCCCATGGATACAATTGCTATATAGTTGATGACACGATTACTAGTGGGACGACGTTACGTGAAACTATTGAAGCGATAAACGACATGGGGGGAAATCCAGTTGCTGCAGCTGTACTGATCGATAAACAGGGTGTAGAGAGTATCGAGGGTGTTCCGGTACATTCTCTTATTGATATTGTACCTGTTCATGGAGGATCATGA
- the hisI gene encoding phosphoribosyl-AMP cyclohydrolase gives MEDERLDVELDFGENELIPAIAQDVETGDVLMLAYVSPEALAATQNTGLAHYYSRSRDELWQKGGSSGHVQQVKEIRVDCDGDALLYRIDQEGGACHTGYRSCFYRTIEGETVGEKVFDPDKVYE, from the coding sequence ATGGAGGACGAACGTTTAGACGTTGAACTCGATTTCGGCGAAAATGAATTGATCCCCGCGATTGCACAGGATGTCGAAACGGGTGACGTCTTGATGCTCGCGTACGTTTCCCCGGAAGCGCTCGCTGCAACCCAGAACACGGGACTCGCTCACTATTACTCTCGAAGTCGTGACGAACTCTGGCAGAAGGGCGGCTCCAGCGGGCACGTCCAACAGGTCAAAGAGATACGTGTCGACTGTGATGGTGATGCGCTGCTCTACCGAATCGATCAGGAAGGCGGGGCGTGTCACACGGGCTATCGGTCCTGTTTCTATCGGACGATCGAAGGTGAAACCGTCGGGGAGAAAGTCTTCGATCCGGACAAAGTCTACGAGTAG
- a CDS encoding IS630 family transposase — MKPHRSEYWLIPPKENAEFVYRMETLLSLYQEPYDETRPVICFDESSKELRKHVRDPLPAAPGAVARTDHHYERNGKRMLHVATEPLTGWCRLHVTERRRTCEWIDCMQAIADDYPDADRIRVVLDNLSTHNPAAFYRFFPPEKAREYLDRFEFYYTPTHGSWLNMAELVWSTLQTQCLNRRIPDAATLRSEVAAWETQRNELDVTISWQFTNEDARTKLHRLYPTIEEAEN, encoded by the coding sequence CTGAAGCCACACCGCTCTGAATACTGGCTTATTCCACCCAAAGAAAACGCAGAGTTCGTCTACCGCATGGAAACGCTCCTTTCGCTGTATCAGGAACCGTACGACGAGACTCGTCCAGTCATCTGTTTCGACGAGTCCAGCAAGGAACTTCGAAAGCACGTCCGCGATCCGCTCCCGGCGGCACCGGGAGCGGTCGCTCGAACAGATCACCACTACGAACGCAACGGGAAACGAATGCTCCACGTGGCGACTGAACCGTTGACCGGCTGGTGCCGCCTTCATGTGACCGAACGGCGGCGAACGTGTGAATGGATCGACTGCATGCAAGCGATTGCAGACGACTACCCGGATGCCGACCGCATCCGGGTAGTCTTAGACAACCTTAGCACGCACAATCCGGCTGCATTCTACCGATTCTTCCCACCCGAGAAAGCACGCGAGTATCTCGATCGGTTCGAGTTCTACTACACGCCCACGCATGGAAGTTGGCTGAATATGGCCGAGCTTGTCTGGAGCACGCTCCAGACCCAGTGTCTCAACCGCCGAATTCCTGACGCAGCGACCCTCCGGTCGGAGGTCGCTGCGTGGGAAACCCAGCGCAATGAATTGGATGTCACGATCAGCTGGCAATTCACGAACGAGGACGCTCGAACGAAACTACACCGACTCTATCCGACTATCGAGGAAGCTGAGAACTAG
- a CDS encoding helix-turn-helix domain-containing protein — MSRKQHVVDLADEERQELETFVSTGERRPEDITRAKILLKADEGLTDATICEHLDCSIGTPYKTRKSYTDRGIAAIHRRKPDRDYTPKLDGRGEAHLVALACSEPPEGRSRWTYALLADRLVTLEEIEFDSISEETVRQRLKKRPEATPL; from the coding sequence ATGAGCCGAAAGCAACACGTTGTCGATCTTGCCGACGAAGAACGCCAAGAGCTTGAGACGTTTGTCTCGACAGGAGAACGCAGACCTGAGGACATCACCCGAGCAAAGATTCTTCTGAAGGCTGACGAGGGGCTCACAGATGCCACCATCTGTGAGCACCTCGACTGCTCAATCGGCACTCCCTATAAAACACGTAAATCCTACACTGACCGAGGGATTGCGGCGATTCATCGCCGCAAACCCGACCGAGACTACACGCCAAAACTAGATGGCCGCGGTGAAGCTCACCTCGTCGCTCTTGCGTGTTCAGAGCCACCAGAAGGACGATCTCGCTGGACCTACGCACTCCTTGCCGATCGCCTTGTCACTCTTGAGGAGATCGAGTTCGACTCTATCTCCGAAGAAACCGTCAGACAGCGGCTAAAAAAACGACCTGAAGCCACACCGCTCTGA
- a CDS encoding ImmA/IrrE family metallo-endopeptidase — protein MATTSDSSISFDETDTRSDEMNSTIEQWINDLVAGIDEAQSSAEFQEWLDVQSRFHDYSYQNTLLIKRQCPEATRVAGYRTWQEDFDRHVQEGESAIWIWAPIITKQCPECENSPRYHESSDCDYDETPPEEWSKGLVGFRPAPVFDISQTDGEPLPELDTEATGDADGLVTQLTAADDDLGVTVRIIPEEEWSHGEAKGVCERVSLIDVKPLVEARDRENNADLARTLIHEYAHALLHFDVDDDTERSKREVEAEAVAYVVGRYCGLDTSGSAFYLAAWESDDPEVVRERLGRISRTAEEIIEVLED, from the coding sequence ATGGCTACGACCAGCGACTCGTCGATCTCCTTCGACGAGACCGACACGCGATCGGACGAGATGAACAGCACCATCGAACAGTGGATCAACGACCTCGTCGCCGGCATCGACGAGGCGCAATCCAGCGCGGAGTTTCAGGAGTGGCTCGATGTCCAGAGCCGTTTCCACGACTATTCCTACCAAAATACGCTCCTGATCAAGCGCCAGTGTCCCGAGGCGACCCGCGTGGCGGGCTATCGGACATGGCAAGAAGACTTTGATCGGCACGTCCAGGAGGGGGAAAGCGCGATCTGGATCTGGGCACCAATCATCACGAAACAATGCCCAGAGTGCGAGAATTCGCCGAGGTACCACGAGAGCAGCGACTGTGACTACGACGAGACACCGCCTGAAGAGTGGTCGAAGGGGCTCGTTGGGTTCAGACCCGCACCGGTGTTCGACATCTCCCAGACCGACGGTGAGCCGCTTCCGGAACTTGATACAGAAGCGACCGGCGACGCCGACGGTCTCGTCACCCAGTTGACTGCCGCCGATGATGACCTTGGGGTGACGGTTCGAATTATCCCCGAGGAGGAATGGTCGCATGGAGAGGCAAAAGGTGTCTGTGAGCGGGTGAGTCTCATCGACGTCAAGCCCCTCGTCGAGGCTCGCGACCGCGAGAACAATGCGGATCTCGCCCGGACGCTGATTCACGAGTACGCACACGCCTTACTCCACTTCGACGTCGACGACGATACCGAGCGCTCGAAGCGCGAGGTCGAGGCCGAAGCCGTCGCGTACGTGGTCGGGCGGTACTGCGGGCTCGATACGAGTGGCTCGGCGTTCTACCTCGCGGCGTGGGAATCGGACGATCCCGAAGTCGTTCGAGAGCGGCTCGGCCGAATCAGTCGAACAGCAGAAGAGATCATCGAGGTCCTCGAGGACTAA
- a CDS encoding DUF6610 family protein: MALTASTTSSAASEIAAARQADHMAFLHRVPFAFDAFRLGFLTGFREDCTYQQQQFNAFELPVGMLDNDFRSPDLERYVERFFEHEPQVGVIGDAYEVEEVDQYVAAAREIQGSYPETDLVIVPKCRAAIRAIPDDLVVGYSRGYADRLAHEFSEPSDWRGRRVHILGGSPPKQLDVIKQLTRPTLTGDPPADIVGLDWNGLHRGAQFGEFWTASGWDDSGRDAEHMTIRKTVRCSLAKVREFWQARGVWPESTTKEDGVEFEYRGPSPSDIESAACTECDVNVWTTEQGPFVAEYDTGDICGYCSYDCYFTHRHRNQLEELVGEQSVYFPPA; the protein is encoded by the coding sequence ATGGCACTCACAGCGAGTACGACCAGCAGTGCAGCCAGCGAAATTGCAGCTGCTCGGCAGGCCGACCACATGGCGTTCCTCCATCGAGTTCCGTTCGCATTTGACGCCTTTCGTCTCGGTTTTCTCACTGGATTTCGAGAGGACTGTACCTACCAGCAGCAGCAATTCAACGCGTTCGAATTGCCTGTCGGGATGCTCGATAACGATTTTCGAAGTCCAGACCTTGAGCGGTACGTCGAGCGCTTTTTCGAACACGAGCCCCAGGTCGGGGTGATTGGTGATGCCTACGAAGTCGAGGAGGTGGACCAATACGTCGCTGCTGCTCGCGAGATCCAAGGAAGCTACCCAGAAACGGATCTCGTCATCGTCCCGAAATGCCGTGCCGCGATTCGCGCGATCCCTGATGACCTCGTCGTCGGGTACTCCCGTGGATATGCCGACCGGCTCGCTCACGAATTTTCAGAACCGAGTGATTGGCGTGGTCGTCGCGTCCATATACTCGGAGGGAGTCCGCCGAAACAACTGGACGTGATCAAGCAGCTCACCCGTCCCACGCTGACGGGTGACCCGCCCGCAGATATCGTGGGGCTCGACTGGAATGGGCTTCACCGTGGCGCACAGTTTGGCGAGTTCTGGACGGCTAGTGGGTGGGACGACAGCGGTCGCGACGCCGAGCACATGACGATCCGAAAAACCGTCCGGTGCAGTCTCGCAAAGGTCCGGGAGTTCTGGCAGGCACGAGGTGTTTGGCCCGAATCGACAACGAAGGAAGATGGTGTCGAGTTCGAGTATCGCGGTCCGTCACCGAGTGATATCGAGAGTGCGGCGTGTACTGAGTGCGATGTGAACGTTTGGACGACTGAACAAGGCCCCTTCGTAGCAGAGTACGATACGGGAGATATCTGTGGATACTGTAGCTACGACTGCTACTTCACGCATCGGCATCGGAACCAACTCGAAGAGCTAGTCGGCGAGCAAAGCGTCTACTTCCCCCCAGCCTAA
- a CDS encoding ribbon-helix-helix protein, CopG family produces MFNSLQSNCGDTATSLNERVQEIAEARGIPESEILEQALEHGVEDLWIDLVLSRYVNDEIDRETAIELVGRDFVKRAERELQAVEDDVWWGLNA; encoded by the coding sequence ATGTTTAATTCATTGCAGAGCAATTGCGGAGACACGGCCACGAGTCTCAACGAACGGGTGCAAGAAATCGCGGAAGCGCGAGGCATCCCCGAGTCGGAGATCCTCGAACAGGCGCTGGAACACGGTGTCGAAGACCTCTGGATAGACCTCGTCCTCTCGCGGTACGTGAATGACGAAATCGATCGAGAAACAGCGATCGAACTCGTTGGACGTGACTTCGTCAAGCGTGCAGAACGCGAACTGCAGGCAGTCGAAGACGATGTTTGGTGGGGTCTAAATGCGTGA
- a CDS encoding helix-turn-helix domain-containing protein: MCEVCGERELKVILALDTGDSISGVTRKIDENRETIRRVVNRLEEAGYVAYDDGIHLVDQTLRDAGLKFLTAAADISPPSISEAYVLPQFAGMEYAFTAIDAVYVWTRGGYQVARDPEDYPLFIAVYESDLDAWTAFFDRFGIPAAEERQPAADLDGAIQVVLEPEAQIEAEMVEGRPVISLQETVAFANEHYAHFQSALDMLDRMYDEVDTDANYRPN; this comes from the coding sequence ATGTGCGAAGTATGTGGCGAGAGGGAACTCAAGGTCATCCTCGCGCTTGACACGGGTGATTCCATCTCCGGCGTCACACGGAAGATCGACGAGAACCGGGAAACGATTCGTCGCGTTGTGAACCGCCTCGAGGAGGCAGGATACGTCGCGTACGACGATGGGATTCATCTCGTCGATCAGACGCTCCGAGACGCCGGTCTCAAGTTCCTGACGGCGGCAGCAGACATCTCGCCGCCGTCGATCTCGGAGGCGTACGTCCTCCCGCAGTTCGCGGGTATGGAGTATGCATTCACTGCCATCGATGCGGTCTACGTCTGGACCCGCGGTGGCTATCAGGTCGCTCGCGACCCAGAGGACTATCCGCTGTTCATCGCCGTCTACGAGTCCGACCTCGACGCCTGGACGGCGTTCTTCGATCGGTTCGGAATCCCAGCTGCAGAGGAGCGCCAGCCCGCTGCCGACCTCGATGGTGCGATACAGGTGGTACTCGAGCCGGAGGCACAGATCGAGGCCGAGATGGTCGAAGGACGGCCCGTTATCTCCCTCCAAGAAACCGTAGCGTTCGCAAACGAGCACTACGCACACTTTCAGTCAGCACTCGATATGCTCGACCGTATGTACGACGAGGTCGACACTGACGCGAACTACCGCCCAAACTAA
- a CDS encoding DUF6166 domain-containing protein, whose amino-acid sequence MSRTIDSQSLQQRSQRSDRDIVYVGYRQRGRAVVEKLPEQERLTPDRSLKLVNHSPSGFEWGYSGSGPAQLALALLLDYTEDEEFALTHYTQFKNEVVSQLECASPNEHWRLTGIEIESALGVNNSEVLTASAGP is encoded by the coding sequence ATGAGTAGAACTATCGACTCACAGTCGCTCCAACAAAGAAGCCAGAGAAGTGACCGCGACATCGTCTACGTCGGCTACCGACAGCGAGGGCGTGCCGTCGTGGAGAAGCTACCTGAACAAGAACGCCTCACTCCAGACCGAAGCCTCAAGCTGGTAAACCACAGTCCCTCGGGATTCGAATGGGGATACAGTGGGAGTGGGCCAGCGCAGCTCGCACTCGCGCTCCTGCTCGACTACACCGAGGACGAAGAATTTGCACTAACGCACTACACCCAGTTCAAGAACGAGGTTGTGAGTCAACTGGAGTGTGCCAGTCCTAACGAGCATTGGCGACTCACCGGTATCGAGATTGAATCCGCTCTTGGGGTGAACAACTCAGAGGTCCTCACGGCATCTGCGGGGCCGTGA
- a CDS encoding biosurfactant protein 1: MLPDDSMNGRQSDFEELRPLGETNHVPDNQLSGRGNTGQGEGLRREGLESYPNRTGSTQSECSSCGASISANRTKCRFCLSNHLDETSDESPSSDTEWTLLHVVHLLVEAATFYTAIAKGAAAATLLTKADRDPAVDNCQLIYDLDTEPAAQLTDKWPSLPEAVRVTSESGEQLLTAARERTGQTESTQSWSEGAHSTFLYDEGGYDVRNEDRLTALLESAENDVWLVPAVALQRAVTDEHSEDCQPSVPSRTRLECRKCGRKTEHQFQEFETVPDDEWSGQPMWECQVCQSPRHGPDPQ, translated from the coding sequence ATGTTGCCAGACGACTCTATGAATGGACGACAATCTGATTTTGAGGAACTACGACCCCTTGGCGAAACGAACCACGTTCCCGACAACCAGCTTTCTGGACGGGGCAACACAGGACAAGGAGAGGGACTGCGAAGGGAAGGGCTCGAATCGTATCCAAATCGAACGGGATCGACACAGAGCGAGTGTTCCTCATGTGGCGCTTCGATTTCTGCTAACCGCACCAAGTGTCGGTTCTGCCTCTCAAATCATCTCGATGAAACCAGTGACGAGAGTCCCTCCTCGGATACTGAGTGGACACTACTCCATGTCGTCCATCTGCTCGTCGAGGCGGCGACGTTCTACACCGCCATCGCGAAGGGTGCTGCTGCGGCCACGCTCCTCACGAAGGCTGACAGGGACCCAGCGGTCGACAACTGCCAACTGATCTATGACCTCGATACAGAGCCCGCTGCACAACTGACCGACAAGTGGCCCTCGCTGCCCGAAGCAGTTCGAGTCACCTCCGAAAGCGGTGAACAGCTACTCACCGCCGCTCGTGAGCGGACGGGACAGACAGAGTCGACGCAGTCATGGAGTGAGGGGGCGCACTCAACGTTTCTCTACGATGAGGGAGGGTACGACGTTCGCAACGAAGATCGACTTACAGCCCTACTGGAGAGTGCCGAAAACGACGTCTGGTTGGTGCCAGCCGTTGCACTCCAGCGCGCCGTCACCGACGAGCATTCAGAGGATTGTCAACCCAGCGTTCCCTCGAGAACACGTCTTGAATGTCGCAAGTGTGGTCGAAAGACTGAGCATCAGTTCCAAGAGTTCGAGACTGTCCCAGATGACGAGTGGTCTGGCCAGCCGATGTGGGAGTGCCAGGTGTGTCAATCGCCTCGTCACGGACCAGACCCTCAATAA
- a CDS encoding transcription initiation factor IIB has protein sequence MSTRDIYETSFDEDIQTNSSTNSCPECNGRVTTNSVETICEDCGLVIDEQRIDHGPEWRTHDQDQRKRTGAPLTAARHDRGLSTEIGRWKDANGNKLSGRKRQRLSRMRREQTRGRFQSKAERNLAHGLGEVRRIASVLELSDSVRDQACQLFRSAQNEDLLRGRSIEAVAAASIYGTCRCNGHSRLLDDVVDAARVDQSRVTNAYKTLNTELGLPTQPVRPSEFIPRLASELDVPAYLRQRARRLAEQAESTGVASGVKPSGFAAACLYKAGREEGRWLTQAEVAEVASVTATTIRSHQDTLKELAV, from the coding sequence ATGTCGACGAGAGATATCTACGAAACAAGCTTCGACGAGGACATCCAGACGAACTCCAGCACGAACTCATGTCCCGAGTGCAATGGCCGGGTCACTACCAACTCGGTCGAAACCATCTGTGAGGACTGTGGACTCGTTATTGACGAACAACGAATCGACCACGGCCCTGAATGGAGAACTCACGATCAGGACCAGCGAAAGCGGACGGGTGCGCCACTTACAGCAGCACGTCATGACCGAGGACTTTCGACCGAGATCGGTCGCTGGAAAGATGCGAACGGGAACAAACTCTCCGGACGAAAGCGCCAGCGACTATCCCGAATGCGGCGTGAACAGACTCGTGGTCGGTTCCAGTCGAAAGCCGAGCGAAACCTCGCACACGGGCTGGGTGAAGTTCGAAGAATTGCGAGCGTCCTCGAGCTCTCAGATTCGGTTCGTGACCAGGCGTGTCAGCTGTTCCGGAGCGCCCAGAACGAAGACCTGCTTCGAGGTCGATCGATCGAGGCGGTAGCTGCTGCAAGCATCTACGGAACCTGTCGCTGTAACGGCCACTCGCGGTTACTCGACGACGTCGTCGACGCGGCACGCGTTGACCAGTCGAGAGTCACGAATGCGTACAAGACGTTGAATACAGAACTCGGACTTCCGACCCAGCCTGTCCGCCCCAGCGAATTTATCCCTCGTCTCGCGTCAGAACTCGATGTTCCAGCGTACCTCCGACAGCGAGCTCGGAGGTTGGCTGAACAGGCGGAATCGACAGGAGTAGCGTCGGGCGTCAAACCATCAGGATTCGCAGCCGCCTGTCTGTATAAGGCGGGTCGTGAAGAGGGACGATGGCTGACGCAGGCGGAAGTGGCGGAGGTGGCGAGCGTCACTGCAACGACCATCCGGTCGCATCAAGATACGCTGAAGGAATTGGCTGTCTGA
- a CDS encoding IS630 family transposase (programmed frameshift) — protein MNSLDNVSIEDLRQVLAEVEGKKPTQRLMAAINYLEEDGATLEEVAERYGYTAAWLSQWLDRLERLADEPFEEVVYDEHRSGRPSELSDEEYEQFVEVLHKSPEEIGLDAPAWSVPLARHYLVEEFGVEYCERHIRRLMSEAGLSWKTARPEFHKSDERAQEAWKDGFKKSFDNLDDEYTLLTIDQTRQVLSTLIYAWFPEGERPSLPVTGAWDSIKLLGAVSDSGETFFLPCEENFNSDTTIRFLDALQTEFGDKICVVLDNASYFTANKVQEYAERTPIELCYLPRGSPELNPVEECWRRLNQALGNRLFDTLDKLQGAALTALDTIEPPSVFTYLCP, from the exons ATGAACTCTCTCGACAACGTCTCTATTGAAGACCTCCGCCAGGTCTTGGCGGAGGTCGAGGGGAAGAAGCCGACACAGCGGCTAATGGCGGCAATCAATTATCTCGAAGAAGACGGTGCGACGTTAGAAGAGGTCGCTGAACGGTATGGATATACTGCTGCCTGGCTCTCGCAGTGGCTTGACCGACTCGAACGGCTCGCCGACGAGCCGTTCGAGGAGGTCGTCTACGACGAACACCGGTCGGGAAGACCCTCAGAGCTCTCCGACGAAGAGTACGAGCAGTTCGTTGAAGTGCTCCACAAATCACCAGAGGAAATTGGGCTTGACGCGCCTGCGTGGTCTGTTCCACTCGCTCGTCATTATCTCGTTGAGGAGTTCGGTGTCGAGTACTGCGAACGACACATCCGACGACTGATGTCTGAGGCCGGGCTGTCCTGGAAGACAGCCCGGCCGGAGTTCCACAAGTCCGACGAACGAGCTCAGGAAGCGTGGAAAGACGGGTTCAAAAAAAGCT TCGACAACTTGGACGACGAATACACGCTCCTGACCATTGATCAGACGCGTCAGGTGCTCTCAACGCTGATCTACGCGTGGTTTCCAGAAGGAGAGCGCCCGTCACTCCCGGTGACGGGCGCGTGGGACAGTATCAAACTCCTTGGGGCGGTCAGCGACAGCGGCGAGACGTTCTTTTTGCCGTGTGAGGAAAATTTCAACAGCGACACCACAATTCGGTTTCTCGATGCTCTCCAAACCGAGTTCGGCGACAAGATCTGCGTCGTCTTGGACAACGCTTCCTATTTCACGGCGAACAAGGTGCAGGAATACGCCGAAAGAACCCCGATCGAACTGTGCTACCTTCCACGGGGTTCACCGGAGCTGAACCCCGTGGAAGAGTGCTGGCGACGTCTCAACCAAGCACTGGGCAACCGCCTGTTCGACACACTGGATAAACTTCAAGGGGCTGCACTGACCGCGCTTGACACCATTGAACCGCCGAGCGTCTTTACGTACTTATGTCCTTGA
- a CDS encoding DUF2321 domain-containing protein, with protein sequence MTVGAVCEDGHIRVIEAEHEDIEHDPYCRKCGNQLHSVCPNCNNAPVKLDGYTRDNGSPHWRVQEYCHNCGEAYPWGPSRFMEVTREVAKRLPEPQDSRPSGRVYSNPQRQFLKETKYGSEVIRHVQEGDQCYRHSLWHSALTCYIHAFEWTAIAYLELTTDVDIIEEEQNGNYYNFAGGRNSYYRLKVF encoded by the coding sequence ATGACTGTTGGGGCGGTCTGTGAGGATGGGCACATCCGTGTGATCGAGGCAGAGCACGAGGATATCGAGCACGACCCGTACTGTCGGAAGTGTGGTAATCAATTGCACAGTGTCTGTCCCAATTGCAACAACGCCCCTGTCAAGCTGGACGGTTACACTCGGGATAACGGGTCTCCCCACTGGCGAGTACAGGAGTACTGCCACAACTGCGGAGAGGCGTATCCGTGGGGTCCGTCACGGTTCATGGAAGTCACTCGGGAGGTTGCCAAACGACTCCCCGAACCACAGGATTCCAGACCCAGTGGCCGAGTCTACTCGAATCCCCAGCGACAGTTCCTGAAGGAGACGAAGTACGGGTCAGAGGTCATCAGGCATGTTCAAGAGGGGGACCAATGCTATCGACACAGTCTCTGGCACTCGGCCCTCACCTGCTACATCCATGCCTTCGAGTGGACCGCGATTGCCTATCTGGAGCTCACGACCGATGTGGACATCATCGAAGAGGAACAAAACGGCAACTACTACAACTTCGCTGGTGGCCGGAACTCATACTACCGGCTAAAAGTATTTTAA
- a CDS encoding DUF7837 family putative zinc-binding protein encodes MSTDRPTLGICPTCVTEIPAGMLLIEYERDGHRAV; translated from the coding sequence ATGTCTACTGACCGCCCGACCCTCGGAATCTGTCCGACCTGCGTGACCGAGATACCCGCAGGTATGCTCCTCATCGAATACGAGAGGGACGGCCACCGAGCGGTCTAA
- a CDS encoding HFX_2341 family transcriptional regulator domain-containing protein, producing the protein MTERVHIIPVGFDFERLIYPISQGQMEADRVVLITHEGDPDDEATSKAAQLASNMTRRLEDSFKLIDVEVQRESIEIEGMFDYETLYPMAYDYILDELKANNEVFINISSMPRTVAFAFATAADSIIAEFQEDMDEVRDQLHTYYVSPEEYLVHRMMEVLENAADTLDDLKQYEDLTVHSQYEEIVQLLDRINESGVTEGARDLDGQMYVEFPSSPGSDVENFEETILNFLFGKDPISSTSALAEQLAEEEGEEYDESFRSRVQYNVSKLDEKGYVDREKEGNRLETQLSTMGRMWVETHRR; encoded by the coding sequence ATGACCGAACGAGTCCATATTATCCCGGTTGGATTCGACTTCGAGCGTCTCATCTACCCAATTTCGCAGGGACAGATGGAGGCCGATCGAGTCGTACTCATCACGCACGAGGGCGATCCAGACGACGAGGCAACGAGCAAGGCCGCGCAACTCGCATCGAATATGACTCGCCGATTGGAAGACTCGTTCAAACTGATTGACGTCGAGGTTCAGCGCGAATCCATCGAAATCGAGGGCATGTTCGACTATGAGACCCTCTATCCGATGGCGTACGACTACATCCTCGACGAACTGAAGGCTAATAACGAGGTCTTCATCAACATCTCTTCGATGCCTCGCACGGTCGCCTTCGCGTTCGCTACTGCGGCCGACTCGATAATCGCCGAGTTCCAAGAGGATATGGACGAGGTTCGAGACCAGCTCCACACCTACTACGTCTCGCCGGAGGAGTATCTCGTGCACCGGATGATGGAGGTTCTGGAGAACGCTGCAGACACGCTTGATGACCTGAAGCAGTACGAGGACCTGACCGTGCACAGCCAGTACGAGGAAATCGTACAGCTCCTCGACCGAATCAATGAGAGTGGTGTTACGGAAGGTGCTCGAGATCTCGACGGACAGATGTACGTCGAGTTCCCGTCGTCGCCTGGCAGTGACGTCGAGAATTTCGAGGAGACAATTTTGAATTTCCTCTTTGGTAAGGATCCGATCTCGTCGACATCAGCGCTTGCCGAACAGCTGGCCGAAGAAGAGGGGGAGGAGTACGACGAGTCGTTCCGCAGCCGCGTCCAGTACAATGTCTCGAAACTCGACGAGAAGGGGTATGTAGACCGCGAGAAAGAGGGGAACCGCCTCGAAACGCAGCTCTCGACGATGGGGCGGATGTGGGTGGAAACTCACCGGAGATGA